The Brassica napus cultivar Da-Ae chromosome C7, Da-Ae, whole genome shotgun sequence genome has a segment encoding these proteins:
- the LOC106411795 gene encoding uncharacterized protein LOC106411795 gives MAERRLNFKAPLLSTRRLHNTAVSVRRNKSINFTHDSKTSELGLDQVTEAASVPFTWEQSPGRLKGHDSKPQQVSDQVFTPCLPPGNLSFRVKHVEEEEEEDVFSDARDTYSYFSANHSITGVSGYSVVETKNPSEDHQSRDFMLNRFLPAAKAMTVEQPHYGSNRKPSTFMPEPTIQKRDLVPDEKRQTRNRYDKSTLLPYYDHHQGVDNEESVEEDDDEVSEYAYLSRRGCGMFPQLCFKESVAMLSTGFQSKQNSPSHDQVKSSKVSQLKSRFQSIKQLALDSVSKHKLGGKVLSPVHPNLSSAASMSSSPYRHTRCMSPFRNGSPFHPDTRKETESLRANRLNKHISNISNASASSLLEKTVYVDTEDSPKTNIKIFPEEVEKKPDTNLELEELGKINSSPGRSLLAPPLPNKPSESWLLHNLPSVVNSQSPSRRYTFQPQKQSFNENSTNVTKWETIVKTSYMHRDHIRYSDELVAHTSLQ, from the exons ATGGCGGAGAGGAGACTCAACTTCAAGGCACCTCTTCTTTCTACTAGGCGGCTGCACAACACAGCTGTCTCTGTCCGCAGAAACAAGTCTATTAACTTCACTCATGACTCTAAGACaagtgagctgggtttagatcAGGTTACTGAAGCTGCCTCTGTTCCTTTCACATGGGAGCAATCCCCTGGGAGACTAAAAGGACATGATTCCAAACCTCAGCAAGTCAGTGATCAAGTCTTCACGCCATGTCTTCCACCAGGAAACCTGAGTTTCAGGGTTAAACAcgttgaggaagaagaagaagaggatgtgTTTTCTGATGCACGTGATACATACTCTTACTTCTCGGCAAACCACAGCATAACTGGTGTGAGTGGATATAGTGTTGTGGAAACGAAGAACCCTTCTGAGGATCATCAGTCACGAGATTTCATGTTAAACCGTTTCTTGCCAGCGGCTAAAGCCATGACTGTGGAGCAGCCTCATTACGGGTCCAACCGAAAACCATCCACTTTCATGCCTGAACCAACGATACAGAAAAGAGATTTAGTACCTGACGAGAAGCGGCAAACTCGAAATAGGTATGATAAGTCTACACTCTTACCTTATTACGACCACCACCAAGGCGTAGATAATGAAGAAAGCGtggaggaggatgatgatgaagttTCTGAGTACGCTTATCTTTCAAGGAGAGGTTGTGGTATGTTTCCACAGCTGTGCTTTAAAGAATCTGTAGCCATGCTTAGCACTGGTTTTCAATCCAAACAAAACTCTCCAAGCCATGATCAAGTGAAGTCAAGCAAGGTTTCTCAACTCAAATCTCGGTTCCAATCTATCAAACAG CTGGCTCTTGACTCAGTTTCCAAGCACAAGTTGGGTGGTAAAGTTCTATCACCGGTTCATCCAAACCTGAGTTCTGCTGCAAGTATGTCTTCATCTCCTTACAGACACACTCGATGTATGTCACCATTTCGCAACGGTTCTCCATTTCACCCCGACACTCGTAAGGAAACCGAGAGCCTGAGAGCTAACAGGCTGAACAAGCATATTAGTAACATAAGCAACGCTTCAGCTAGCTCTCTCTTGGAGAAGACAGTATATGTCGATACCGAGGATTCTCCCAAGACTAATATTAAGATCTTTCCTGAGGAAGTAGAGAAGAAACCAGACACCAATCTTGAGCTTGAAGAGTTAGGAAAGATCAACAGTAGTCCTGGTCGGTCACTTCTTGCACCACCATTGCCCAACAAGCCTTCTGAATCTTGGCTTTTGCATAATCTGCCTTCAGTAGTAAACTCTCAGAGCCCTTCACGTAGATATACGTTCCAACCCCAGAAGCAGAGTTTTAATGAAAATTCCACCAATGTTACCAAGTGGGAAACTATTGTC
- the BNAC07G10040D gene encoding uncharacterized protein At2g34160 — translation MEGITEGVNSMSLGVDTQKKSRIQVSHTKKPLFFYVNLAKRYMQQYSDVELSALGMAIATVVTVAEILKNNGFAVEKKIMTSTVDIKDDSRGRPVQKAKIEITLAKSEKFDELMAAANEEKEAAEAQEQS, via the exons ATGGAAGGGATCACGGAAGGAGTCAACAGCATGAGCCTGGGCGTTGATACCCAGAAGAAGAGTCGGATTCAGGTTTCCCACACCAAGAAACCGTTGTTCTTCTACGTCAATCTCGCCAAG AGGTACATGCAGCAGTACTCAGATGTCGAGTTGTCTGCACTTGGAATGG CTATTGCTACGGTTGTTACTGTCGCTGAGATACTGAAGAACAATGGTTTTGCTGTTGAAAAGA AGATCATGACTTCGACTGTGGATATCAAGGATGATTCAAGGGGACGTCCTGTGCAGAAAGCCAAG ATTGAGATAACGCTCGCCAAGTCTGAGAAGTTTGATGAATTAATGGCTGCAGCCAATGAGGAGAAGGAGGCTGCAGAAGCCCAAGAGCAGAGCTGA